A single genomic interval of Streptococcus suis harbors:
- a CDS encoding major tail protein, producing the protein MAEKNKVTFGLQDVHWAEVTSEGSDGTLTYGNVERLRGAAELTLEPTGDKGSYKADNINFYTTESNDGYEGTLKVALLTQEFLTRVLGEQLDATTNTISEIANSEKKNFALMFRFEGDKKETLHVLYYCYASRPTVGSKTKSGSDINEVELTFTASPRPLDKVVRRRTTEETSDEIRENWFKAVFEPRK; encoded by the coding sequence ATGGCTGAAAAGAATAAGGTCACCTTTGGACTACAAGATGTCCATTGGGCAGAAGTTACAAGCGAAGGTTCGGATGGTACGTTGACATACGGCAATGTAGAACGCCTTCGTGGTGCTGCAGAATTAACCCTTGAACCAACAGGAGATAAGGGTTCTTATAAGGCAGACAATATCAATTTTTATACAACAGAGTCAAACGATGGTTACGAAGGGACACTAAAAGTTGCTCTTCTAACGCAGGAATTTTTGACACGAGTCCTTGGAGAACAGTTGGATGCGACGACAAACACCATTTCAGAGATCGCAAACAGCGAGAAGAAAAATTTTGCTTTGATGTTTCGTTTTGAAGGGGATAAAAAAGAAACATTACACGTTTTGTATTATTGTTACGCATCTCGTCCGACTGTTGGTTCAAAAACCAAGTCTGGTTCAGATATCAATGAGGTAGAGTTGACCTTTACTGCCAGTCCTCGTCCACTTGATAAAGTTGTACGTAGACGTACAACGGAGGAAACGAGTGATGAGATTCGTGAAAACTGGTTCAAGGCAGTTTTTGAGCCTCGTAAGTAA
- a CDS encoding phage tail tape measure protein: protein MAGNIKGITIEIGGDTQPLQDALKGVNKQASEATKELRQIDKALKFDTGNVTLLTQKQEVLAKQVETTKEKLATLRQAQSQVEAQFKAGDIGADQYRAFQREVETTQRLLTSYETKLADVSSTLENHGRASSSAAQQLDKLQVEQGQLASEMNKVISQFELQESALSSNSSEAERNAIAQQKIGAQSEIVSKQISNLEKQLALTKSEYGENSIEANKMEAELNQAKTALNNLNNEMDETKSSADGAQDGMKAMSDTIRAEALQATSEKLADISQKIFEVGTESMSAAAQLQASNAQFSTVFGDMENSAKDALNKIGEEMDIVPERLQGSFTQMASFAKTSGMDTAQALDLTTRATRAAADGAAFYDKSIEEVTENLQSFLKGNYENDAALGISATETTRNAAANKLYGKSFNELSEAQKQLTLLQMVEDGNELSGALGQAARESDGLENVLGNLRQSGTNALAAIGQPILEMLIPVFQSLADIVSQLATWFTNLSSPIKEVVIIFTGILAVVGMLLPVFLGLQVAAAAMGTTVVGMITAFLPIVGIIVGIVAAITLLIVGLKELWTNHEGFRTVVTEIWNSIYAFLSMIIQQISSFVMSIWGTLTTWWTENQQLILNAATTVWNAITTVIQTVMTILGPLIQASWENIKLIITAAWEMIKIVVETAINVVLGIIKAVMQVITGDWTGAWETIKQVLSMAWEGIKSLISLALNFIVQYISIAWTGIKNTISNLLTAISSVVSSIWSAIQSTISSILSNIGSTVSNIWNSIRNTVSSVLNGISSTVSSVWNGVKNTISNAIHGAKDAVSNAINAIKNLFNFQIRWPHIPLPHFRVSGSANPLDWLKGGIPRISIDWYAKGGILTKPTAFGMNGNSLMVGGEAGKEAVLPLNEQTLGAIGRGIAKTMTSNLPPIHITITGNTVREETDLYRLAEMVGEKLVYELERQQGLRGVKP, encoded by the coding sequence ATGGCAGGAAACATAAAGGGAATTACGATTGAAATTGGTGGCGATACTCAACCCTTACAAGATGCCTTAAAGGGTGTAAACAAACAAGCATCTGAAGCTACCAAAGAACTAAGACAAATTGATAAGGCTCTCAAGTTTGATACAGGCAATGTCACCCTCCTTACTCAAAAGCAGGAAGTCTTGGCAAAACAAGTCGAGACAACCAAAGAAAAATTGGCAACGCTCCGTCAAGCCCAATCACAGGTGGAAGCTCAATTTAAGGCTGGGGATATTGGGGCAGACCAGTACCGTGCCTTTCAACGTGAGGTGGAAACTACTCAAAGGTTGCTAACGTCCTATGAAACTAAGTTAGCTGATGTGTCATCAACACTTGAGAATCACGGTCGAGCTAGTAGTTCAGCGGCTCAACAATTAGATAAACTCCAAGTGGAGCAGGGGCAGTTAGCAAGTGAGATGAACAAGGTCATATCTCAATTTGAGTTACAAGAAAGTGCTTTGTCATCCAATAGTTCCGAAGCAGAACGCAATGCCATAGCCCAACAAAAGATTGGAGCACAGTCAGAAATTGTTTCTAAACAGATTTCCAATCTCGAAAAGCAACTAGCCCTGACAAAGAGTGAATATGGTGAGAATTCCATTGAAGCCAATAAGATGGAAGCTGAGTTGAATCAAGCAAAGACCGCACTCAATAACCTGAACAACGAGATGGATGAGACTAAATCCTCTGCCGATGGTGCTCAGGATGGCATGAAAGCCATGTCTGACACCATTCGGGCTGAGGCACTTCAAGCGACCAGTGAGAAGCTAGCAGACATCTCTCAGAAAATCTTCGAAGTCGGAACAGAGTCCATGTCTGCGGCAGCTCAACTTCAAGCCAGCAATGCCCAATTCTCTACCGTATTTGGGGATATGGAGAATTCTGCTAAGGATGCCCTCAATAAGATTGGGGAAGAGATGGACATTGTTCCAGAGCGTCTTCAAGGCTCCTTCACTCAGATGGCTTCCTTTGCCAAAACCTCTGGGATGGATACGGCTCAGGCTTTGGATCTGACCACTCGTGCCACCAGAGCAGCGGCTGATGGGGCAGCATTTTACGACAAATCCATCGAAGAAGTCACCGAAAACCTGCAGTCCTTCCTCAAAGGAAACTATGAAAATGACGCAGCTCTAGGTATTTCTGCGACAGAAACCACTCGTAATGCAGCGGCAAACAAGCTCTATGGAAAGTCCTTCAATGAACTTTCAGAAGCTCAGAAGCAGTTAACCCTCCTTCAAATGGTAGAGGACGGCAATGAACTCTCTGGAGCCCTGGGACAAGCTGCAAGGGAATCAGACGGACTGGAAAACGTTCTGGGTAACTTAAGACAGTCTGGAACTAATGCTCTAGCAGCAATCGGTCAACCGATTCTGGAGATGCTTATTCCAGTCTTTCAAAGTTTGGCAGACATTGTTAGTCAACTAGCGACTTGGTTTACCAACTTATCCAGTCCCATCAAGGAAGTCGTCATTATCTTCACAGGTATTTTAGCCGTGGTAGGGATGTTACTTCCAGTTTTCTTGGGCTTACAGGTTGCGGCAGCCGCTATGGGGACAACCGTTGTTGGAATGATAACGGCATTCTTGCCGATTGTGGGGATTATTGTTGGTATTGTAGCTGCCATTACCTTACTGATTGTTGGGTTAAAAGAACTCTGGACGAATCACGAAGGCTTTCGAACGGTTGTGACGGAAATCTGGAATAGTATCTATGCCTTTCTGTCCATGATCATCCAGCAGATTTCTAGTTTTGTTATGTCCATCTGGGGAACGCTAACCACATGGTGGACTGAAAACCAGCAATTGATTTTAAATGCTGCAACCACGGTATGGAATGCCATCACTACGGTTATTCAAACGGTGATGACTATTCTTGGACCGCTCATCCAAGCAAGTTGGGAGAATATCAAACTCATCATCACAGCCGCTTGGGAGATGATAAAGATTGTTGTCGAGACTGCTATCAATGTGGTACTTGGTATCATCAAGGCAGTCATGCAGGTTATCACTGGTGATTGGACTGGCGCTTGGGAAACCATCAAACAGGTCTTGTCGATGGCATGGGAGGGCATCAAGTCCCTTATTTCCTTAGCCCTCAATTTCATCGTCCAGTACATCTCAATTGCTTGGACAGGTATCAAGAATACCATCTCAAATTTACTGACAGCTATCAGTTCAGTCGTTTCATCCATTTGGTCAGCAATCCAATCGACCATATCCAGTATTTTATCTAACATCGGCTCAACAGTCTCCAATATTTGGAACAGTATCCGAAACACGGTCTCTAGTGTCTTGAATGGCATTTCAAGCACGGTGTCATCCGTTTGGAATGGTGTCAAGAATACCATTTCAAATGCCATCCATGGGGCAAAAGATGCCGTGAGTAACGCTATCAATGCCATCAAAAATCTCTTTAACTTCCAAATTCGCTGGCCGCATATCCCCCTCCCTCACTTTAGGGTGTCTGGGTCTGCCAATCCTCTTGATTGGTTGAAGGGTGGAATTCCTAGAATTTCCATCGATTGGTATGCCAAAGGTGGTATTCTAACCAAACCAACCGCATTTGGAATGAATGGCAATAGCCTGATGGTTGGTGGTGAAGCAGGAAAAGAAGCGGTGTTACCTTTGAATGAACAAACCTTGGGTGCCATTGGTCGAGGAATCGCAAAGACCATGACAAGCAATCTACCACCCATTCACATCACTATTACAGGTAACACAGTAAGAGAAGAGACTGATCTTTACCGACTAGCGGAGATGGTTGGAGAAAAACTAGTGTATGAATTAGAACGTCAACAAGGATTGAGAGGAGTGAAACCATGA
- a CDS encoding HK97 gp10 family phage protein, giving the protein MTRIELDALETAIANELAEFVEDTTEVMREVVEEVTEESIVTLKATSPRKSGSYAKGWKSKATIDTSTGLTKTIHNRTPGLTHLLENGHAKSSGGRVEGIKHIAPVEKQAIQSLEEKLRKRV; this is encoded by the coding sequence ATGACTAGAATTGAACTAGATGCACTTGAAACTGCCATCGCAAATGAGCTGGCGGAATTTGTAGAGGATACAACAGAGGTGATGCGTGAAGTTGTAGAGGAAGTCACCGAGGAATCCATCGTAACCTTGAAAGCAACGTCACCTAGAAAGAGTGGTTCCTATGCCAAAGGGTGGAAGAGTAAAGCAACGATTGATACTAGTACAGGTCTAACCAAGACCATTCATAATCGAACGCCAGGCCTGACGCATCTGTTAGAAAATGGTCATGCCAAAAGCTCTGGTGGGCGAGTTGAGGGAATCAAGCATATCGCTCCCGTTGAGAAACAAGCGATACAATCCTTAGAAGAAAAGCTGAGAAAGCGAGTGTGA
- a CDS encoding phage tail protein, giving the protein MIRHNALTIGGVSTSSFPFKVIVEDSPSITVSESKTQLIEHQGLSGAVLQTNPRRSVMELSYTLYLVKPSEEQLFSFLKLFLKEGFWLENTSFKTIRFWCYKVYHTPVQKDKLGVYGLKVTFSCHPTKWFKTTTSQVFRTSGTLRSQGSAIAFPKITISGNSSSETSFTIGDDVIRLERLQETIIMDNNPSQPSFKTQRGQPVKWSGDFISIDAGRNDSVGVVLGSGITSLTIETNWGWA; this is encoded by the coding sequence ATGATTAGACATAATGCATTAACCATTGGTGGAGTATCCACGTCTAGTTTTCCTTTTAAGGTAATCGTGGAAGATAGTCCTTCAATCACAGTAAGTGAAAGTAAGACGCAATTGATAGAACACCAAGGCCTGTCAGGAGCGGTTCTTCAAACCAATCCTCGTAGAAGTGTCATGGAACTGAGCTACACCCTCTATCTTGTAAAACCTAGTGAAGAACAGTTATTTTCCTTTTTGAAGCTATTTTTGAAAGAAGGATTTTGGCTTGAGAACACTAGTTTCAAGACCATACGCTTTTGGTGTTACAAGGTTTACCATACTCCAGTTCAAAAGGATAAGCTGGGGGTGTATGGGCTTAAGGTTACCTTTTCTTGTCACCCAACCAAGTGGTTCAAAACGACGACCTCGCAGGTGTTTAGGACTAGTGGTACTTTGAGAAGTCAAGGTTCAGCCATTGCTTTTCCAAAGATTACCATTAGTGGCAACTCAAGTAGTGAAACTAGCTTTACGATTGGGGATGATGTCATCCGCTTGGAGCGATTACAAGAAACAATCATTATGGATAATAATCCTAGTCAGCCAAGTTTTAAGACACAAAGAGGTCAGCCTGTAAAATGGTCTGGTGATTTTATCTCCATTGATGCAGGTAGAAATGATTCAGTTGGAGTTGTCTTAGGTTCTGGCATCACATCATTAACAATAGAAACGAATTGGGGGTGGGCATAG